Below is a window of Plasmodium gaboni strain SY75 chromosome 11, whole genome shotgun sequence DNA.
ataacatattaatataacTTTAATTAGCAAACCAATATGAACATgacatatatttttatatttataaaagaaaaaaaaaaaaaggaaaaagaATTAAACATTATGCTTCCtcataaataaataaatatatatatgtgcatTTATAACGTACAcaattttcatatattttatgttgTATAATTTGCTTGAACTGAAAAAAGGgcaagaaaaaaaaatatatatataattattattattattattattattatagtTTTTTATGATTACTAGTTGTATATCCGTTTATAAGATATGATGGAGAAGCTCCTTCTCTTAGtcttaaaatatttctatCTGCGTTTCGAACTCTGGATTGCCTTGGCATTATAACTtagaaataaatacatatacatatatatgtaaataattatacattctattaaaatgttataatatgaatattatttcttccccctttttttttttttttttgtaatacCATTAACGTGGCCATATGAACCCGTTTTTATATCAGCCAAGTCAGACACTACGGGTAAGTCAGTTAATAAAGTTAAGATACTTCCACATAACCATCGATTTCTAgtttacaaaaaaaataaaataatttttttatatgttcaccttttatattctttttaatttttgcTTCATCTATAATTACCTATCTGAGGTGGATTCGCGTTGTAACAATATTAAGGTGGCCTGATGGcaatcaaaaaaaaaaaaaaaaaaatacatatataatataatatattatattatatataagatataACTAAATCATGATAATATCTTCTTGCTTTACCATTGGCGTTCCTAAGGATTTCCTGAGATGTACATGAAtacataaattataaacatattgaatatacatacatacatacatacatatatatatatatatatatatattatttatatgtataacATTAATTGCTTATTTTCCAAGGTAGATGCCAACGTCTTCAGTCTTGTTAAAGCTTTCACTGCTAgtctatatatattaatacaaaaaatgaagtatatataaattattttgattataaaaaaaaataagaaatgATTACTTTTTCTTTATGTTTATTACCTTCCTCCCGCAAGGACACGGGCAGTCAAAGAAGTGATATCCTTAGCTACCGTTGGGaaagtaaataaaaataaataaatataaatatgtatatatatatatatataataattgtccattttcttaatttttattttttcaaacCATTTTCGTAAACTTCCTTTATTCGATCAAGGCCTATATTTCACAAAgaaatttattataattaaataaatgaCATATACGAAATATACATATCACATATATggataaaatatatataaatatatatatatatttatatatttataccTTCAATTATACATAGCATTTGTTTTGataaatgatttattttcttGCACTCGTTTAGGTCAGGCAAATTCTCAACACctttataaaatatttacattcaaaagaaatataaaatatgtataaatatgttttacCAACATTATTATAGGTATAAGATGTATCATTatgttttcttttaaaGATTGATTTATAGtatatacaatatttataaatatttatgtttataacCTAAAGAGCCTAAAGTACTTTTGCTCTTATCGGACGAGCTTATCATTTCAGATAGCCATGGAGGGAAGTCctaataaaataaaagagcatatttaaataaaaacatttttatataattctaAATATAAAACTGTATATCTACACATTTGTAAAAgtgtataataatatgatgTAACAATCTATGTTTTTACATGAAgattcattatatttttattttattattattattattgttttttacattttatatgttttgTATTACATAAGATATCTTTTCCTCAACTGAATTGTTATCCCATTCTGGCTTGCCAAAATTACTCTTATTCTGAACCgtcaaaaaaaaagggaaaattataagaaagcatatatatataatatatataaggatatatttaattattcattattatatttcaatatataCTATAGACTCTTTTAATATCTTTGCATCATCATTAAGTGCATTTTTCAAGTATGTATCctttttttgttcatttgAACTATACTTTCTCCTTCTTAACCCTAGATTTATTGTTACACCTGATGGTAGATCTAAGGGAcctaaatatataaataagttaatatatatttatatatacatatatataattatatatataaaaatatgtacTATGTAAAAATACGTGCGTCACATAAGGAAAGAACAAgaacaacaaaaaaaaaaaattataattatattttctcTAAACCATTAGATAATGGAACCTTATTAAATGATGGAGATGCATCATTTTCATATGCCTTTGAGTTTAGACAAGttttaaataaacataattGAATTAAGAGATAGGAAGAAAAAcaattaattatttttacaaaaGTTATCctcatattttaaaataaaaaatatatatgtgtttatgtatatatatatatatattatattttacatatgatatttatattataatatatatcatttaatgTCTTTTATGTGGAACGAATGTTTTTCAAAAAAACAGAAAGTATTAATCATaattgtatttatatatacatattttatttaatttattttgtgttttggtttctttattttattttattatttttttttttttttttttttttatataaaatcGTGTACATACCATTCCCTATTATAAGAACACTTTCGgatataagaaaaaagtAGAGATATTCAATAAGAccatttataaaaaaataaatacacaccaaaaaaaaaaaaaaaaaaaaaaaaaaaaaaaaaaaaaaaaaaaaaatgtatatatatatatatatatatattttttatattttttattttttttttttttgtaagatccttattttaatatttatatatatattatcttttatatttataaataaaataagaaattaAACCAGAATAAATGACTAAAAAATcctatatttataaaacatgaaaaaaatggtaaatgtttatttatttgtatttttccatttttCAATTATTCAAGATATAAAgatcatataatataacaaattcacgaaaataaaaaacattatttccttataaataaaattttaaattacACAGATCTTTTTAGTATCACAATCACAAATTGtcaaaattatattattggtttttagatatattagaggaaaaaaagaaaaaaaaataaataaaataacatgtaaaaataaaaatttcctgtttttcttatttctttatcaacatgtttttataattcaATTATATGCcaaaaataatttcttatatataataaatatattttattatatcttaACAACTGTTATTTTATAGTGAATGTTATATCCTTAATCAAAGAAAtgaaacaaatataaaatgaatatatatattatatatatatatatgtaatatattgtATCACACAAATTTAAAcataagaaataaatatatttttttaaatatatttctttaacatttttaaaatgaataaaatatatatatatatatataataaaaaatgtatgtaaaaaaacaaaaaccaaaaaattaaattattttatattatttatatatattttaaaaatatacatatacattatattattctgTTTTAATGCGTATgtaacaaaaaaaaaaaaaaaaaagaaaaaaaatataatacattatttaaatatacatacatatataaatatttatatatatatttatatatataatacatatgtataaatgaaaatttttaaaaatcTGTAAAATACTGATTtagtataaaaaatattatttttattatatatgtatataatatatatataatatacatatacataaatttttttttttcttttcttttctacttttattgttttattacatatttttataatatatattcatataattatatacatgCATAATTCTGAGTAAAATTCGAATGTTTATTTTTctcatattataaaaaataataaaattaaaaacaaaaaaaaaataaaacagAACACCgcaaaaagaaaaaaaaagttaaaaTAACGAAGAGGGAAAttgtatgtatattatatattatatatatatatatatatatatatatatatataatatgtacattttattattaatttgttttattttattttattttattttttttgaaggatacaaaataataataaaaataaaagtaaatagcatatataatttattatatataatattatatttatgttttttgTTTTCCTTTATGTTTGTTATATTGTataatgtattttttttagtaATTCAAACaattctttatataatatttgtattgtaaaaataaattccaacttttcaaaatatattgcacaattttttttttttttcttgagtaacaaaaaaagattacaaataaaaaatatttatatatatattattataatatatatgtgcctgtaaaaatttaatatatcacaagaatatataaaaatacattatgtattatatataaatatatattattttattaatggcacatttttatatgcatatataaataaataaataaatatatatatatatatatatatatatatatatatatatatattttatgttaaagccatttttataaattattctataataaaaaaagaatatagAAGAAcgt
It encodes the following:
- a CDS encoding hypothetical protein (conserved Plasmodium protein, unknown function), whose protein sequence is MRITFVKIINCFSSYLLIQLCLFKTCLNSKAYENDASPSFNKVPLSNGPLDLPSGVTINLGLRRRKYSSNEQKKDTYLKNALNDDAKILKESINKSNFGKPEWDNNSVEEKISYDFPPWLSEMISSSDKSKSTLGSLGVENLPDLNECKKINHLSKQMLCIIEGLDRIKEVYENAKDITSLTARVLAGGRLAVKALTRLKTLASTLENKQLMKSLGTPMATLILLQRESTSDRNRWLCGSILTLLTDLPVVSDLADIKTGSYGHVNVIMPRQSRVRNADRNILRLREGASPSYLINGYTTIQANYTT